Part of the Xenopus tropicalis strain Nigerian chromosome 3, UCB_Xtro_10.0, whole genome shotgun sequence genome, CATGTAATGTTTGGAAGTCGCATGAAGGGGCGCACCCCGAAACTGTACATGGTTTGCACCTAATAAGATAGCAGGGTTCATCCCGCTGAAACagccctgttgtgccagtatttatgTTTGTTCTAAATGAGTCACATGACACACATTACGGGGTACCAtcacttccttcctgtctccAGCAGTGGCTTTGGCTTCCAGACACCAAGGACCCCTTGGCTGTGGGCAATAGAGTGTAGCGCTAAGGGCTGGCTTTTTCCCTGGAGTAGCCCTTTCCTCCCTGCAATCTCACCCTCACTCCCCCCCATAGCGTATTGTGCTGCCTACTTACCCTGCTGGCAAGGTGCAGCCCCCCTGTGCCTCTTACCTGCTGGAGAGGGGTCCTTGCAGCCCCCCAGTGCCTCTCACTTACCTGCTGGAGAGGGGTCCTTGCAGCCCCCCAGTGCCTCTCACTTACCTGCTGGAGAGGGGTCCTTGCTGAGAGACCTCAGGGCTTCTCTGTTCTGGTTTCTCTTTATATCCAAATCCACAATCTGGGACAGAATGACACACAGTTATACAGAGCAGTGACCCTTACTACCCAGCGGTGCCCATGTTACCCCCGGCCCCATGTTACCCCCAGCCCCCCGGCCCCATGTTACCCCCGGCCCCCATGTTACCCCCGGCCCCATGTTACCCCCCGGCCCCCATGTTACCCCCCGGCCCCCATGTTACCCCCCGGCCCCCATGTTACCCCCCGGCCCCATGTTACCCCCCGGCCCCCATGTTACCCCCCGGCCCCCATGTTACCCCCGGCCCCACCTGCCGCCGCTTCCCCAGCACATCCTCCGCTCTCCCCTCCACCTCCTGCAGGTAGGACAACACTCTCTGCGGGCCCCCAAACTGCTCCATGGCAACCACGGCAACCGGAAGTGTGTACTGGGAGCCCACGATGAGCCTGCCGGAAGTGAGTCGCTATGACGCAATCAGCAGGCGCCTGGGAATCTGGAACGCAAAGCTGTACCGGGGAGAGGGAAGGGGGCGGTGGCTTCCCAAAATGCTTCGCTGCTTTCGGCCCAGAGACTGGCGTGGGAGGATAAGAAACCTCTGGATTGGACTCTGCAGAACTGCCTGAGCGTCTGACACTGCGAGGGAGGGGCTACAGGGACCTGCCACCGATTGGCTGTAGCGGCTGTCAGGGCATTCTGGGAATAGTAGTTTTAATagcaggaattctgggagttaGAGTGAAAGAACAGTTACTGCTCcctctgggagttatagtttctctctgattggctgctctgccCCTGCTGGAGAAATTTATTAACCAGTAGGAAGGGGCTGTTCTACTGTACATGGGAGCAGGGCAAACCATTAGTAAGGGGCTGTTCTACTGTACATGGGAGCAGGGCAAACCAGTAGGAAGGGGCTGTTctactgtaacatagtaacatagtaagttgggttgaaaaaagacatacatccatcaagttcaaccataatgcctatatataacctgcctaactactagttgatccagacgaaggcaaaaaaccccatctgaagcctctctaatttgccgcagaggggaaaaaattccttcctgactccaagatggcaatcggacccgtccctggggcaacttgtactaagagctatctcccatacccctgtattccctcacttgtactgagagctatctcccttacccctgtattccctcacttgtactgagagctatctcccctacccctgtattccctcacttgtactgagagctatcccccctacccctgtattccctcacttgtactgagagctatctcccctacccctgtattccctcacttgtactgagagctatctctcatacccctgtattccttcacttgtactgagagctatctcccataaccctgtattccctcacttgctaagaatccatccagcccctatataaagttatataatgtatcagccagtacgactgattcggggagggaattccagaacttcacagctctcactgtaaaaaatcctttccgaatatttaaatgtaacctcccttcttctaaacggagtgggtgccctcgtgtccgttggaaggacctactggtaaataaaacattagaaaggttattatatgatccccttatatatttatacatagttatcatgtcacctcttaagcgccccttccccagtgtaaccaatcccaacttggccagcctttccccataactgaggctttccataccctttaccagcttagttgcccttctctggaccctctctaactcaataatgtcccatttgagcactggagaccaaaactgaacagcatattctagatggggccttaccagtgctctgtaaaggggaagaataaccccctcctcccgtgaatctataccccttttaatacagctcaaaatcttgtttgcccttgcagctgctgcctggcattgcttgctacagccaagtttattatctacaaggactccgagctccttctccattatggatttgcctagtgcagtcccattaagggtatacggggcttgcatatttttacatcccaggtgcatgaccttacatttatccacattaaatctcatctgccacttagctgcccagattgccagttggtcaagatcctgctgcagggatgtcacatcctggatagaattgactggtctgcagagttttgtgtcatctgcaaacactgatacattactcataataccctcccctaagtcattggtacccgatcctgtagccagttttctatccatgtgcaaacgacctcaccaagaccaatagaccttagcttagaaagcagtcgtttgtggggaacggtatcaaatgctttggcaaaatccaaatagattatatctactgccccccccccactgtccagcttcttacttacctcatcataaaaagcaattaaattggtctgacatgacctgtccttcataaagccatgctgattactgctcataatgccattctccactacataattttgtatgtgatcccttaacaagccttcaaataacttgcccaccacggatgtcaaatttacaggcctataattgccaggctgagatcttactccttttttaaatatgggaatgacattcgccttcttccaatccctaggtaccatacctgatgacagcgagtctgagaatatcagaaacaagggccactgcaattctgcccctagctctctcagtacccgagggtgtattccatctggcccaggtgccttgtttacatttattgtgtgtaac contains:
- the pdrg1 gene encoding p53 and DNA damage-regulated protein 1 isoform X1, producing MEQFGGPQRVLSYLQEVEGRAEDVLGKRRQIVDLDIKRNQNREALRSLSKDPSPADQEQLDKEISGLRRELKVKVKELYEAQGKPELKGFDLVALSTEEMKSIQKALGE